One window of the Sciurus carolinensis chromosome 8, mSciCar1.2, whole genome shotgun sequence genome contains the following:
- the Aebp1 gene encoding adipocyte enhancer-binding protein 1: MAVCTVPLLGCLLALLALCPGGRPQTVLTDDEIEEFLEGFLSELEPEPREDDVEAPPPPKPTQRVRKAQAGGKPGAGAEAPPEKAKDKGKKGKKDKGPKATKQPLEGSPRPPKKGKEKPPKATKKPKEKPPKATKKPKEKPPKATKKPKEKPPKATKRPLTGKRLPTPAPLETLEWPLPPPPNPGPEEPPQEGGGDFPNTWQGQGEEIHVEAGEHQPEPEEETEVPTLDYNDQIEREDYEDFEYIRRQKQPRPPPSRRRLWPERPKEKVEEPEERKEIIESPPKPLLPPDYGDGYVIPNYDDMDYYFLPPPPQKPHVELETDEEKEDLKKPKKGSSTKEETEDKWAVEKGKDHKGPRKGEELEEEWAPVEKIKCPPIGMESHRIEDNQIRASSMLRHGLGAQRGRLNMQAGANEDDYYDGAWCAEDDSQTQWIEVDTRRTTQFTGVITQGRDSSIHDDFVTTFFVGFSNDSQTWMMYTNGYEEMTFHGNVDKDTPVLSELPEPVVARFIRIYPLTWNGSLCMRLEVLGCPVTPVHSYYAQNEVVATDDLDFRHHNYKDMRQLMKVVNEECPTITRTYSLGKSSRGLKIYAMEISDNPGEHELGEPEFRYTAGIHGNEVLGRELLLLLMQYLCREYRDGNPRVRSLVQDTRIHLVPSLNPDGYEVAAQMGSEFGNWALGLWTEEGFDIFEDFPDLNSVLWGAEERKWVPYRVPNNNLPIPERYLSPDATVSTEVRAIIAWMEKNPFVLGANLNGGERLVSYPYDMARTPTQEQLLAAAMAAARGEDDEEASEAQETPDHAIFRWLAISFASAHLTMTEPYRGGCQAQDYTNGMGIVNGAKWNPRSGTINDFSYLHTNCLELSIYLGCDKFPHESELPREWENNKEALLTFMEQVHRGIKGVVTDEQSIPIANATITVNGINHGVKTASGGDYWRILNPGEYRVTAHAEGYTSSSKTCNVDYDIGATQCNFILARSNWKRIREIMAMNGNRPILRVDPLRPMTPQQRRLQQRRLQYRLRMRERLRLRRLNTTAVPTTTPTPAPSPTDAPTPGTTWEPLGLLPTTTAGWEESETETYTEVVTELGTEFGTEFGTEFGTEFGTEFGTEFGTDFGTELEPEEEGEEEEEIATGPVFPFTTVETYTVNFGDF, from the exons ATGGCCGTTTGCACCGTGCCCCTGCTCGGCTGCCTTTTGGCACTGCTGGCACTCTGTCCCGGGGGGCGCCCACAGACGGTGCTGACAGACGACGAGATCGAGGAGTTCCTCGAAGGCTTCCTGTCAGAGCTGGAGCCCGAACCTCGAGAGGACGACGTGGAGGCCCCGCCACCTCCCAAGCCCACCCAGCGCGTCCGCAAAGCCCAGGCAGGGGGCAAGCCGGGGGCGGGTGCAGAAG CACCTCCAGAAAAGGCTAAAgacaaagggaagaaagggaagaaggacaAAGGACCCAAGGCGACCAAGCAGCCCCTGGAAGGGTCCCCCAGGCCACccaagaaggggaaggagaaaccACCCAAGGCCACCAAGAAGCCCAAGGAGAAGCCACCCAAGGCTACCAAGAAGCCCAAGGAGAAGCCACCCAAGGCCACCAAGAAGCCCAAGGAGAAGCCACCCAAGGCCACTAAGAGGCCCCTGACAGGGAAGAGACTCCCCACTCCAGCCCCCTTGGAAACCCTGGAGTGgccactgcccccaccccccaaccctgGTCCTGAGGAGCCACCTCAGGAGGGAG GAGGAGACTTCCCAAATACCTGGCAGGGTCAAGGAGAGGAGATCCATGTAGAGGCCGGGGAGCACCAGCCTG AGCCTGAGGAGGAGACTGAAGTGCCCACACTGGACTACAATGACCAGATAGAGAGGGAGGACTACGAGGACT TCGAGTACATCCGGCGCCAGAAGCAGCCCAGGCCACCACCCAGCAGGAGGAGGCTCTGGCCGGAGCGCCCAAAGGAGAAGGTTGAGGAgccagaagagagaaaggagatcaTTG AGTCACCTCCAAAGCCTCTGCTGCCCCCTGACTACGGTGATGGCTATGTGATCCCCAACTATGATGACA TGGACTATTACTTCCTGCCTCCTCCGCCACAGAAGCCCCATGTTGAGCTGGAAACAGATGAAGAGAAGGAGGACCTAA AGAAACCCAAAAAGGGTAGCAGCACCAAGGAGGAAACGGAGGACAAGTGGGCCGTGGAGAAGGGCAAGGACCACAAAG GTCCCCGAAAGGGCGAGGAGTTGGAGGAGGAGTGGGCTCCCGTGGAGAAAATCA AGTGCCCGCCCATTGGGATGGAGTCGCACCGCATTGAGGACAACCAGATCCGCGCCTCCTCCATGCTGCGCCATGGCCTGGGGGCACAGCGTGGCCGGCTCAACATGCAG GCTGGTGCCAATGAAGACGACTACTATGATGGGGCATGGTGTGCTGAGGATGACTCACAGACCCAGTGGATCGAGGTGGACACCAGGAGGACTACCCAGTTCACTGGCGTCATCACCCAGGGCCGAGACTCCAGCATTCA TGACGACTTTGTGACCACTTTCTTCGTGGGCTTCAGCAATGACAGCCAGACATGGATGATGTACACCAATGGCTACGAGGAAATG ACCTTTCACGGGAATGTGGACAAGGACACACCTGTGCTGAGCGAGCTTCCAGAGCCGGTGGTTGCCCGATTCATTCGGATCTACCCACTTACTTGGAATGGCAGCCTGTGCATGCGCCTGGAAGTGCTGGGCTGCCCTGTGACTC CTGTCCACAGCTACTATGCACAGAATGAGGTGGTGGCAACTGATGACCTGGACTTCCGGCACCACAACTACAAGGACATGCGCCAG CTGATGAAGGTGGTGAACGAAGAGTGTCCTACCATCACCCGCACATACAGCCTGGGAAAGAGCTCACGAGGGCTCAAGATCTATGCCATGGAGATCTCAGACAACCCTGGGGAGCATGAGCTGG GGGAGCCTGAGTTCCGCTACACAGCTGGAATCCATGGCAATGAGGTGCTGGGCCGAGAGCTACTGCTGTTGCTCATGCAGTACCTGTGCCGTGAATACCGTGATGGGAACCCCCGTGTGCGCAGCCTGGTGCAGGACACTCGCATCCACCTGGTGCCCTCGCTGAACCCTGATGGTTACGAAGTGGCTGCACAGATG GGTTCAGAGTTTGGAAACTGGGCACTGGGATTGTGGACCGAGGAAGGTTTTGACATCTTCGAGGACTTTCCAGATCTAAACTCTGTGCTCTGGGGAGCTGAGGAGAGGAAATGGGTTCCCTACCGGGTCCCCAACAATAACCTGCCCATCCCTGAGCGTTACCTGTCCCCAGATGCCACG GTGTCCACGGAGGTCCGAGCCATCATTGCCTGGATGGAGAAGAACCCCTTTGTGCTCGGAGCAAATCTGAATGGTGGTGAGCGGCTTGTGTCCTACCCCTATGATATGGCCCGCACACCCACCCAAGAGCAGCTGCTGGCTGCAGCCATGGCAGCTGCCCGTGGAGAGGACGACGAAGAGGCATCTGAGGCTCAGGAGACCCCAGACCACGCCATCTTCCGCTGGCTGGCCATCTCCTTTGCCTCTGCTCACCTCACCATGACAGAGCCTTACAGGGGAGGCTGCCAGGCCCAAGACTACACCAACGGCATGGGCATTGTCAACGGGGCCAAGTGGAATCCGCGGTCAGGGA CTATCAACGACTTCAGTTACCTGCACACCAACTGCCTGGAGCTCTCTATCTACCTGGGCTGTGACAAGTTCCCCCATGAAAGTGAGCTGCCCCGGGAGTGGGAAAACAACAAGGAGGCACTGCTCACATTCATGGAGCAG gtGCATCGTGGCATCAAAGGTGTAGTGACAGATGAGCAAAGCATCCCCATTGCCAATGCCACCATCACTGTAAATGGCATCAACCATGGAGTGAAGACAG CAAGTGGTGGTGATTACTGGCGCATTCTGAACCCGGGGGAATATCGTGTGACAGCCCATGCAGAGGGCTACACCTCCAGTTCCAAGACCTGCAACGTAGACTATGATATTGGGGCCACCCAGTGCAACTTCATCCTGGCTCGCTCCAACTGGAAACGTATCCGGGAGATCATGGCCATGAATGGGAACCGGCCCATTCTGCGTGTGGATCCCTTGCGCCCCATGACCCCCCAGCAGCGGCGCCTGCAGCAGCGCCGCCTTCAGTACCGCCTGAGAATGCGAGAACGGCTGCGTCTGCGTCGCCTCAATACCACTGCGGTTCCCACCACTACTCcaacccctgcccccagccccactgATGCTCCCACCCCAGGCACTACCTGGGAACCCTTGGGCCTTCTACCCACAACCACTGCGGGATGGGAGGAATCGGAGACTGAGACCTATACAGAGGTAGTGACAGAGCTTGGGACAGAGTTTGGAACAGAATTTGGAACAGAGTTTGGAACAGAATTTGGAACAGAATTTGGAACAGAGTTTGGAACAGATTTTGGGACTGAGCTGGAGcctgaagaggagggagaggaggaagaggagatagCTACTGGCCCTGTGTTCCCTTTCACAACAGTGGAGACCTACACAGTGAACTTTGGGGACTTCTGA